One bacterium DNA segment encodes these proteins:
- a CDS encoding protoheme IX farnesyltransferase, with protein MSESSIAKSRVNQPILTVADNRGSLTLVVRAYIQLTKPTIMLLVLITGATALVIEGSFLSQPFDFLLVMLGLYLTGGCANALNQYFEREVDARMKRTAKRRPLPQGIISPVSALIFSVSIGLVGVATFWYFFNALTALLSLGTILFYSLFYTLYLKPNTYQNIVIGGAAGAMAPVGAWTAATGDMALMPWSIFLIVFLWTPPHFWALALFCKDDYREVGYPMLPVLKGDRATHNQILAYSVALVAVSFLPIAAGAGWLYAVAAGLLGGVFILRAWRARKSCEISDVKRLFGFSIIYLFAICAALMIDNFVA; from the coding sequence TTGTCTGAATCGTCAATCGCAAAGAGCAGAGTAAATCAACCCATATTGACGGTCGCCGATAATCGCGGTAGCTTGACTTTGGTTGTCCGCGCATACATTCAGTTAACCAAGCCGACTATTATGTTGTTGGTGCTAATTACCGGTGCAACGGCTCTGGTGATAGAGGGTAGTTTTCTTTCGCAGCCATTCGACTTTCTACTGGTGATGCTGGGACTTTACCTAACCGGTGGCTGCGCAAATGCACTCAACCAGTATTTTGAGCGGGAAGTTGATGCTCGGATGAAGCGGACGGCCAAGCGTCGCCCGTTACCTCAAGGAATAATCAGCCCTGTCAGTGCTTTGATTTTCTCTGTGAGTATTGGCTTAGTCGGAGTAGCTACATTTTGGTACTTCTTCAATGCTTTGACGGCATTGCTTTCCCTTGGAACGATTCTCTTTTACAGCTTGTTTTATACCCTTTATCTTAAGCCGAATACCTATCAAAACATTGTCATTGGTGGGGCAGCGGGTGCAATGGCGCCCGTGGGCGCATGGACCGCAGCGACAGGGGACATGGCTTTGATGCCATGGTCAATTTTCTTAATCGTCTTTCTCTGGACACCGCCACATTTCTGGGCTTTGGCGCTTTTCTGCAAAGATGATTATCGAGAGGTCGGATATCCGATGCTTCCTGTCCTGAAGGGTGATCGCGCAACACACAATCAGATTCTCGCCTATTCAGTAGCCTTAGTCGCTGTGAGTTTCCTGCCAATTGCGGCAGGTGCGGGCTGGCTCTACGCTGTCGCGGCAGGCTTGCTTGGTGGCGTCTTTATACTTCGCGCATGGCGTGCGCGGAAGTCTTGTGAGATTAGTGACGTCAAGAGGCTGTTCGGTTTCTCGATCATCTACTTATTTGCAATTTGTGCGGCTTTGATGATAGATAATTTTGTTGCTTGA
- a CDS encoding outer membrane beta-barrel protein: MYSKRFPFVALCLLCLCLTQAALADIGIRGGVMYPRGDYKDFAKSGWRAEITADVNMFSMPFLSTVIAFNVADFGKKESSWQPEDVTVTQESKTAITGGGVGLRFEPPSMAIRPFGEALVRLASIEQDYESGLGGSELKSRTKIGYQVNAGLKFTLAPKVGLEAGATWLTFPNCKMTDKQQEVEIDIQAFGIFAGLTLGIGL; the protein is encoded by the coding sequence ATGTATTCAAAGAGATTTCCATTCGTTGCCTTGTGCCTACTTTGTTTGTGCCTGACGCAGGCGGCACTCGCTGATATCGGCATCCGTGGCGGTGTCATGTATCCGCGTGGGGATTATAAGGATTTTGCCAAGTCAGGTTGGCGCGCCGAGATCACGGCAGATGTAAATATGTTCAGTATGCCTTTCCTTTCTACAGTCATCGCTTTTAACGTTGCTGATTTTGGCAAGAAGGAATCCTCGTGGCAACCCGAGGATGTTACCGTAACTCAAGAATCGAAGACAGCCATAACCGGCGGAGGCGTTGGTCTGCGGTTTGAACCGCCTTCAATGGCTATCCGGCCGTTTGGCGAAGCTTTGGTCAGGCTGGCTTCGATCGAGCAAGACTATGAGAGTGGACTCGGCGGATCTGAACTGAAGTCACGCACGAAAATTGGCTATCAGGTAAATGCTGGGCTAAAATTCACCCTTGCACCAAAGGTGGGGCTTGAAGCCGGCGCCACTTGGCTGACTTTCCCCAATTGTAAAATGACGGACAAACAACAAGAAGTCGAGATCGACATTCAAGCTTTCGGCATTTTCGCCGGATTGACCTTAGGAATTGGACTATGA
- a CDS encoding aminoacyl-tRNA hydrolase, giving the protein MIKLVAGLGNPGKGYVLTRHNLGFLLLDRFAEKRKGKFTEQKADYHLATLRIASAHVRVIKPMTFMNLSGKAVKAVMTAYDVLPSEILIISDDFALPFGKMRLRLAGSDGGHNGLSSVVEHLGTEDFPRLRLGIGPIPEFKPAEDFVLEQFSKEELDQLDNFLKLGTDCLESVFYDGLTLAMSKYNK; this is encoded by the coding sequence ATGATCAAATTAGTCGCCGGACTCGGCAACCCGGGCAAAGGTTATGTTTTGACCCGACATAACCTCGGATTTCTGTTGTTAGATCGGTTCGCTGAGAAACGAAAGGGCAAATTCACTGAACAGAAGGCGGACTACCATTTGGCAACACTTCGTATTGCCAGCGCTCACGTTCGAGTCATTAAGCCGATGACATTCATGAATTTATCCGGCAAGGCGGTGAAAGCCGTAATGACCGCTTATGACGTACTGCCATCAGAAATTCTCATCATCAGCGACGACTTTGCGTTGCCGTTTGGAAAGATGCGCTTACGGCTCGCCGGATCTGACGGTGGCCACAATGGGCTCTCTTCCGTCGTCGAACATCTTGGTACAGAGGACTTTCCTCGTTTGAGACTGGGAATCGGCCCGATTCCTGAGTTTAAACCCGCAGAAGACTTCGTATTGGAACAGTTTTCCAAAGAAGAGCTTGACCAGCTCGACAATTTCCTTAAATTGGGCACCGATTGTTTGGAGTCAGTCTTCTATGATGGTCTGACTCTGGCAATGAGTAAATATAATAAATAA
- the rpsF gene encoding 30S ribosomal protein S6 yields the protein MRLYETTFITDSQLPEIEIEAEIKRVEDLIKSNGGEIVETQRWGLRRLAYEIEKRRQGYYAHFLYQALPAVPALLDASFKVNEKIMRHLTVVSEINLEERARQIAEGIAPYRAVLPDEPRFGGHGRRDRRSEQEDN from the coding sequence TTGAGACTCTACGAAACCACCTTTATTACTGATTCACAACTGCCCGAGATTGAAATTGAGGCAGAGATCAAACGCGTCGAGGACTTGATTAAGTCAAACGGCGGTGAGATCGTCGAAACCCAGCGTTGGGGTCTACGTCGTCTGGCGTATGAGATCGAAAAACGCCGCCAGGGTTATTACGCCCATTTCCTGTATCAGGCATTGCCGGCAGTTCCTGCTTTGCTGGATGCTTCATTCAAGGTTAACGAGAAGATCATGCGTCACTTGACCGTGGTTTCCGAGATAAACCTCGAAGAACGCGCCCGTCAAATTGCCGAAGGAATCGCCCCGTACCGTGCGGTACTTCCTGATGAGCCACGCTTCGGTGGACATGGAAGACGCGATCGCAGATCTGAACAGGAGGACAACTAA
- a CDS encoding 30S ribosomal protein S18 has translation MAEGFDRKRRKPCRLCENKIMIIDYKDEKLLRRFILERGKIVPRRVTGNCAKHQRLLTTAIKRARHIALLPFTAETYR, from the coding sequence ATGGCTGAAGGATTTGACAGAAAGAGACGCAAACCTTGCCGTCTGTGCGAGAATAAGATCATGATCATCGACTACAAGGACGAGAAGTTGCTGCGTCGATTCATTCTCGAGCGTGGCAAAATCGTCCCGCGTCGCGTGACCGGCAACTGCGCCAAACATCAGCGACTGCTGACAACCGCAATCAAGCGCGCCCGTCACATCGCACTGTTGCCGTTTACGGCGGAAACGTATCGGTAA
- a CDS encoding DUF2232 domain-containing protein: MTESNRQRLTFACAGAVAFAFPLSILIPLFVPLVAVGLAALYYLWFARSPIWLIVSIIAAGAIFWFIGDTGHLAYFCVGWLVPGMVLAMTRRHGWGLAAALVAACLVPAAVVALYHEVLAQFITAFGVQLQNTIASPQFAALYPPERYQEAVEIVNTWAKNAPYYLPGVLVSTLVFFYAFGALLGEVTLSRTGIFSYRVPSFILWKLDEWMVLVVGVAVVMVLTTEQMFEVIGWNALVVLFMIFSVFGLSFIEYHMRIRKFPIPVKIVIYLVLFLTQIIAAVILPLIALFDAKFDFRKIRAKQLG; this comes from the coding sequence ATGACAGAGTCGAACAGGCAGCGACTTACGTTTGCTTGTGCAGGTGCGGTTGCATTCGCATTCCCACTCTCGATTCTGATACCGCTATTTGTACCACTTGTAGCGGTCGGTCTGGCGGCGCTTTACTACCTCTGGTTCGCTCGTTCGCCAATTTGGTTGATTGTGTCAATCATTGCGGCAGGAGCGATCTTCTGGTTCATAGGCGATACCGGACATCTGGCTTACTTCTGCGTAGGATGGCTGGTTCCAGGCATGGTTTTAGCAATGACAAGACGTCACGGATGGGGCCTCGCGGCTGCATTAGTCGCGGCCTGCCTTGTTCCTGCGGCAGTAGTTGCGCTGTATCATGAGGTGCTCGCGCAGTTTATTACCGCATTTGGAGTTCAACTGCAGAATACCATTGCATCGCCGCAGTTTGCCGCTCTCTACCCGCCTGAAAGATATCAGGAAGCTGTAGAGATCGTAAATACTTGGGCGAAGAATGCACCATATTATTTGCCCGGTGTGCTTGTTTCAACACTTGTGTTCTTCTATGCGTTTGGAGCATTGTTAGGCGAAGTAACTTTGTCGCGCACGGGCATATTCAGCTACCGAGTACCGTCGTTCATCTTGTGGAAGCTTGATGAGTGGATGGTACTGGTTGTTGGAGTTGCAGTAGTCATGGTTCTGACGACAGAGCAGATGTTCGAGGTAATTGGTTGGAATGCGTTGGTTGTGCTGTTTATGATATTTTCCGTGTTCGGTTTGTCGTTTATCGAGTATCATATGCGCATACGAAAGTTTCCCATACCGGTTAAGATTGTCATTTACCTGGTTCTATTCTTGACGCAGATAATTGCGGCGGTGATTCTGCCGCTGATCGCCCTTTTCGATGCGAAGTTTGATTTTCGCAAAATTCGGGCGAAACAGCTTGGTTAG
- a CDS encoding 50S ribosomal protein L9, protein MKIILRDDIDTLGKCGDVIDVKAGYGRNFLFPRNLAIPATKGNLRAINELKQQQEMRMAKVRRVAETIKSRIEKASCTAEVLVGEEDKVFGSVTSLNIAELLAAQGIEVDRKKIQLDEPLKALGVYTVPIKIAADVVANLKVWVVKKAE, encoded by the coding sequence ATGAAAATCATTCTCAGAGATGATATCGACACCCTCGGCAAGTGTGGTGACGTTATCGATGTCAAGGCCGGATATGGCCGCAATTTCCTGTTTCCGCGCAATCTTGCCATCCCGGCCACAAAGGGAAATCTGCGCGCTATCAACGAACTGAAGCAGCAGCAAGAAATGCGTATGGCAAAGGTCCGTCGCGTTGCCGAGACCATTAAGTCGCGAATCGAAAAAGCTTCCTGCACAGCGGAAGTCTTGGTCGGTGAAGAAGACAAAGTCTTTGGTTCGGTTACGTCCTTGAACATTGCTGAGCTGCTGGCAGCTCAAGGTATCGAAGTGGATCGCAAGAAGATCCAGCTTGATGAACCTTTGAAGGCTCTTGGCGTCTACACAGTGCCGATCAAAATCGCAGCCGATGTTGTCGCAAATTTGAAAGTTTGGGTCGTCAAAAAGGCTGAATGA
- a CDS encoding bifunctional nuclease family protein, which translates to MTTEMIRAKIHGLALDIASKSPVVILEAEDSDRVLPIWIGHFEAWAIAMELSQLKSKRPLSHDLMAIIIGELSGTITKVEITELREQTFYARISIETADGIKEIDARPSDSIALALKTEAPIFVNAELFNIKKEEGLPEKINDPQSLKERLRNISPEDFGKYSL; encoded by the coding sequence ATGACCACTGAAATGATCCGGGCAAAGATCCACGGACTGGCACTCGATATCGCCTCCAAGTCACCTGTTGTGATTCTGGAGGCCGAGGATTCGGATCGCGTATTGCCGATCTGGATCGGCCATTTCGAGGCGTGGGCAATTGCCATGGAGCTTTCGCAGCTCAAATCAAAACGCCCTCTTAGTCACGACTTGATGGCTATTATTATCGGAGAGCTTTCCGGTACAATCACCAAAGTCGAGATTACCGAATTGCGTGAGCAGACTTTCTATGCCCGTATCTCGATTGAAACCGCCGATGGCATCAAAGAGATCGACGCGCGGCCTTCAGATTCGATCGCATTGGCGTTGAAAACTGAGGCGCCGATCTTTGTTAATGCCGAGCTTTTCAATATTAAGAAAGAAGAAGGGCTCCCGGAAAAGATCAATGATCCGCAGTCTCTCAAAGAGCGGCTGCGGAATATCAGCCCTGAGGATTTTGGCAAGTATTCTCTTTGA
- the larE gene encoding ATP-dependent sacrificial sulfur transferase LarE: MILDKYHQLLALVASFKRVIVALSGGLDSSFLLCSVVKGIGAENTLAAIGVSPSLASTELEDAKSVALDCGLRSEQIMLISTEEIGDVNYSSNPPNRCFFCKSELYHKLNALATERNHEVICDGANASDIGDHRPGMKAAAENKVRSPLLEVGLNKDEIRELAKEFGLRFWDKPQSACLSSRIPYGSPVTVEKLRQIEDAEAYLKSLGFRQLRVRHHDQLARIELPVEEMIRIIGNGTRDTIAAKFRELGFLFTTIDLGGFKSGSMNIMLKGDTNE; this comes from the coding sequence TTGATACTCGATAAGTACCATCAGCTTCTTGCTCTTGTGGCGAGTTTTAAGCGCGTCATCGTTGCGCTTTCAGGCGGACTTGATTCTTCCTTTCTTCTTTGCTCCGTAGTGAAAGGCATCGGCGCCGAAAACACTCTGGCAGCTATCGGCGTCTCTCCCTCCTTAGCAAGTACTGAGTTGGAAGATGCAAAATCAGTTGCGTTGGATTGCGGACTCCGCAGTGAGCAGATCATGCTCATTTCCACTGAGGAAATCGGAGACGTCAACTACAGTTCGAATCCTCCAAATCGATGTTTCTTCTGCAAGTCTGAGCTATATCATAAACTTAACGCCTTGGCCACCGAACGGAATCACGAAGTCATTTGTGACGGCGCCAATGCTTCAGATATCGGCGACCATCGTCCCGGCATGAAAGCAGCGGCTGAAAACAAAGTGCGTTCGCCGTTGCTTGAGGTCGGACTCAACAAAGATGAAATTCGTGAACTTGCGAAAGAGTTTGGGCTGAGATTTTGGGATAAACCACAGTCGGCGTGCCTGTCCTCACGAATTCCCTACGGTTCGCCGGTGACCGTTGAGAAACTCCGACAGATTGAGGATGCTGAAGCCTACTTGAAGTCGCTCGGTTTTCGTCAATTGCGTGTTCGACACCATGACCAATTGGCACGAATTGAATTGCCTGTTGAGGAGATGATTCGCATAATTGGCAATGGTACGCGCGACACTATCGCGGCGAAGTTCCGGGAATTGGGATTTCTGTTCACGACGATAGATCTGGGCGGTTTCAAATCGGGAAGCATGAACATAATGTTGAAAGGCGATACAAATGAGTGA